A window of the Deinococcus sp. KSM4-11 genome harbors these coding sequences:
- a CDS encoding 2Fe-2S iron-sulfur cluster-binding protein translates to MSQTSPTPKPSDADPPALAVSLTVNGTRHDVTLDPRVTLLDALREHLHLTGTKKGCDHGQCGACTVLVDGTRILSCLTLTVMHAGQHVTTVEGLGTPDALHPLQAAFVQHDAFQCGYCTPGQLCSSLGALDELARGVPSHVTADLNDVTFSADEVRERLSGNLCRCAAYPNIIAAVTDVHAAQGAQAAP, encoded by the coding sequence ATGTCCCAGACCAGTCCGACCCCCAAGCCTTCTGACGCCGACCCGCCCGCACTGGCGGTGTCCCTGACCGTGAACGGAACGCGGCATGACGTGACCCTCGACCCGCGCGTGACGCTGCTTGACGCCCTGCGGGAGCACCTGCACCTGACCGGGACGAAGAAAGGCTGCGACCACGGCCAGTGTGGCGCCTGCACCGTGCTCGTGGACGGCACCCGGATCCTGAGCTGCCTGACGCTGACGGTGATGCACGCTGGGCAACACGTCACGACGGTCGAGGGTCTGGGCACGCCGGACGCGCTGCATCCGCTGCAAGCGGCCTTCGTGCAGCACGACGCCTTCCAGTGCGGGTACTGCACGCCGGGGCAACTGTGCTCCTCGCTTGGCGCGCTCGACGAACTCGCGCGCGGCGTGCCCAGTCACGTGACCGCTGACCTGAACGACGTGACCTTCAGTGCCGACGAGGTGCGTGAACGCCTCAGCGGCAACCTCTGCCGCTGCGCCGCGTACCCGAACATCATCGCGGCGGTCACGGACGTCCACGCCGCGCAGGGCGCACAGGCCGCGCCATGA
- a CDS encoding xanthine dehydrogenase family protein subunit M — MRAFTYERARTPQAASHATLPAGAKFIAGGTNLLDLMKLDIERPTHLVDLGDLNLRAITGTRDGGLHVGALVTNTELASHPRVKTEYGVLSRAILAGASGQIRNKATTGGNLLQRARCPYFYDTNLPCNKREPGSGCAALTGLSRPLAVIGTSDACIAQHPSDMAVALRVLDATVNTVRPDGRERALTLDGLYRLPGDTPHLETTLEPGELITGVTLPPPVAGTHVYRKVRDRASYAFALVSVAAILNGKAARFAFGGVAPRPWRVEEAEGVSVDTAPGRRASAVIDRAFEGARPTAQNAFKLPLLRGTLTAVLESAHGGQA, encoded by the coding sequence ATGAGGGCCTTCACGTACGAACGGGCGCGCACGCCGCAGGCGGCCAGCCACGCCACGCTGCCGGCCGGAGCGAAATTCATCGCGGGCGGCACGAACCTCCTCGACCTGATGAAGCTGGACATCGAGCGGCCCACCCACCTCGTGGATCTCGGCGACCTGAACCTGCGGGCAATCACCGGCACCCGCGACGGCGGTCTGCACGTCGGGGCGCTGGTCACGAACACCGAGCTCGCCAGCCACCCACGCGTGAAGACGGAGTACGGCGTCCTGTCACGCGCCATCCTGGCGGGCGCGTCCGGACAGATCCGCAACAAGGCCACAACCGGTGGGAACCTGCTGCAGCGTGCCCGCTGTCCGTACTTCTACGACACGAACCTGCCGTGCAACAAACGTGAGCCCGGCAGCGGCTGCGCGGCGCTCACCGGTCTGAGCCGCCCGCTCGCCGTGATCGGCACCTCGGACGCGTGCATCGCGCAGCATCCGTCGGACATGGCGGTCGCCCTGCGCGTGCTGGACGCGACTGTGAACACCGTGCGGCCGGATGGACGCGAGCGGGCCCTGACGCTCGACGGGCTCTACCGCCTCCCCGGCGACACGCCGCACCTGGAGACCACGCTGGAACCCGGCGAACTCATCACGGGCGTGACGCTCCCGCCGCCGGTGGCGGGCACGCACGTGTACCGCAAGGTGCGCGACCGGGCGTCCTACGCGTTTGCGCTCGTGTCCGTGGCGGCCATCCTGAACGGCAAGGCGGCCCGGTTCGCCTTCGGCGGCGTCGCCCCGCGGCCCTGGAGGGTCGAGGAGGCCGAGGGCGTGTCTGTGGATACGGCGCCAGGACGCCGCGCGTCGGCTGTGATCGACCGGGCGTTCGAGGGGGCGCGGCCGACCGCGCAGAATGCCTTCAAGCTGCCGCTGCTGCGCGGCACCCTCACGGCGGTGCTGGAATCGGCCCACGGAGGCCAGGCATGA
- a CDS encoding xanthine dehydrogenase family protein molybdopterin-binding subunit, which produces MKFDQAATPNPIDQERVVTRPHTRIEGPLKVTGQAPYAYEYDLPVAPTYGFVLGAGIAHGRITRIDTALAEAAPGVLLVLTHETMPAQGKSDTPVPQQEEASPQLTGPEVRHYHQAVAFVVAQTFEQARAAASLIEVDYEVTPGQYTLADTVPGGQEPEDAVDSVVGNFDHAYRKAEVTVDLTYTTPDQSQAPMEPHATIAHWEGEQLTVYTAHQVVHWVKRGLALTLNVPQKNVRVISAYVGGGFGTKLLFFSDAVLSAAAARLLGRPVKTALARPLIFNHTSHRAATIQHLRLGADPTGHLSAVGHDTWTGNLPGGDTEPACEQTKYLYAGPHRQIRTRKTELDLPPGASMRAPGEAVGMLALEGAMDELAEKLGIDPVELRLRNDVQFDPEKGPKRPFSSRRLAQALRTGARAFGWENRPRTPKERRDGEWFVGYGVASAFRTNLVKPSGATVRLEPGGTLTVETQMTDIGTGSYTILGQVAAEMLGLELAQVQVRLGDSDYPAASGSGGSWGANSASAGVYAACDDLRRALVRQAGYTYANAVFRNGQVWQGAECTPLADLAGTSGVSATGRMTYGDLDEQYVQAGFGAHFLEVHVNAYTAEIRVRRALSVVAAGRILNPITARSQCLGGMTMGIGSALMEALHVDHDLGLFVNHDLAEYHVPVHADIPDMDVIFLDELDDQSSPLRAKGLGELGISGVGAAVASAVYNASGVRVRDFPITLDKVLAGWEGQG; this is translated from the coding sequence ATGAAGTTCGATCAAGCCGCCACCCCCAATCCGATTGACCAGGAGCGGGTCGTCACGCGCCCCCACACCCGGATCGAGGGGCCGCTGAAAGTCACCGGACAGGCCCCGTACGCCTACGAATACGACCTCCCCGTGGCCCCCACCTACGGCTTCGTGCTCGGGGCCGGGATCGCGCATGGCCGGATCACCCGCATCGACACGGCCCTGGCCGAGGCCGCGCCGGGCGTGCTGCTCGTTCTGACGCACGAGACCATGCCCGCGCAGGGGAAGTCCGACACGCCGGTTCCACAGCAGGAGGAGGCGTCCCCGCAGCTCACTGGGCCCGAGGTGCGCCACTACCATCAGGCGGTGGCGTTCGTGGTCGCGCAGACCTTCGAGCAGGCCCGCGCCGCCGCGTCCCTCATCGAGGTGGACTACGAGGTCACGCCGGGTCAGTACACGCTGGCCGACACCGTGCCCGGCGGCCAGGAACCCGAGGACGCCGTGGACAGCGTCGTCGGGAATTTCGACCACGCCTACCGGAAGGCCGAGGTGACCGTCGACCTGACCTACACCACGCCGGACCAGTCGCAGGCCCCGATGGAACCGCACGCCACCATCGCCCACTGGGAGGGCGAACAGCTCACCGTCTACACCGCCCATCAGGTCGTGCACTGGGTGAAACGCGGGCTGGCCCTGACCCTGAACGTCCCGCAGAAGAACGTGCGCGTCATCAGCGCGTACGTCGGCGGGGGCTTCGGCACGAAACTGCTGTTCTTCTCGGACGCGGTTCTGTCCGCCGCCGCCGCCCGGCTGCTGGGCCGCCCGGTCAAGACGGCCCTGGCCCGCCCCCTGATCTTCAACCACACCTCGCACCGCGCCGCCACCATCCAGCACCTGCGCCTGGGCGCCGATCCCACCGGGCACCTCAGTGCGGTCGGCCACGACACCTGGACGGGCAACCTGCCCGGCGGGGACACGGAACCCGCCTGCGAGCAGACGAAATACCTGTACGCCGGCCCACACCGCCAGATCCGCACCCGCAAGACCGAACTCGACCTGCCGCCCGGCGCGAGCATGCGCGCCCCGGGCGAGGCCGTCGGGATGCTGGCCCTCGAGGGCGCGATGGACGAACTCGCGGAGAAGCTCGGGATCGATCCGGTCGAGCTGCGCCTGCGGAACGACGTGCAGTTCGACCCCGAGAAAGGCCCGAAGCGGCCCTTCTCGTCGCGGCGGCTCGCGCAGGCCCTCCGGACGGGCGCGCGGGCCTTTGGCTGGGAGAACCGGCCCCGCACGCCCAAAGAACGCCGGGACGGCGAGTGGTTCGTGGGGTATGGCGTCGCGTCCGCGTTCCGCACGAACCTCGTGAAACCGTCGGGGGCCACCGTCCGCCTCGAACCCGGCGGCACCCTCACGGTCGAGACGCAGATGACCGATATCGGCACCGGCAGCTACACCATCCTCGGGCAGGTGGCCGCCGAGATGCTCGGCCTGGAACTCGCCCAGGTGCAGGTGCGCCTCGGCGATTCCGACTACCCGGCGGCGTCCGGTTCCGGCGGCTCCTGGGGCGCGAACAGCGCCTCGGCCGGCGTCTACGCCGCGTGTGACGACCTGCGCCGCGCACTGGTCCGCCAGGCCGGCTACACGTATGCGAACGCCGTCTTCCGGAACGGCCAGGTCTGGCAGGGCGCGGAATGTACGCCGCTCGCAGACCTGGCCGGCACGTCCGGCGTCAGCGCCACGGGCCGCATGACCTACGGCGACCTGGACGAACAGTACGTGCAGGCGGGCTTCGGCGCGCACTTCCTGGAGGTGCACGTGAATGCCTACACCGCCGAGATCCGCGTCAGGCGGGCCCTGAGTGTCGTGGCTGCCGGCCGCATCCTGAACCCCATCACCGCCCGCAGCCAGTGCCTGGGCGGCATGACCATGGGCATCGGCTCCGCCCTGATGGAGGCGCTGCACGTCGACCATGACCTGGGCCTGTTCGTGAACCACGACCTGGCTGAATACCACGTCCCGGTCCACGCCGACATTCCCGACATGGACGTCATCTTCCTCGATGAGCTCGACGACCAGTCCTCACCGCTGCGCGCCAAGGGCCTGGGCGAACTCGGCATCAGCGGCGTCGGGGCGGCCGTTGCCAGCGCCGTGTACAACGCCAGCGGCGTGCGGGTGCGCGACTTCCCGATCACCCTCGACAAGGTGCTGGCTGGCTGGGAGGGGCAGGGCTGA
- a CDS encoding SDR family NAD(P)-dependent oxidoreductase, with amino-acid sequence MPFTDQVAIVTGASAEIGASIAVALGRAGARVLLSYHAGPGVALDAQAQIQAAGGQAALCQLDLTRVDQTAQLVALATSRWGRLDVLVANAGLTHHAPFLDTTEAAFDAVVNLNLKGSFFAAQAAARAMIQGGRGGRIIFSSSVTGTQALPGFAAYGVTKAALQHMARTLGSELGRHGITVNALGIGATSNVRNRSDDPRYDEHWRAVIPTRQVGLPQHVADAVLFLASAQASMVNGHTLMIDGGWSDAGLLPPPD; translated from the coding sequence ATGCCGTTCACGGATCAGGTGGCCATCGTCACGGGCGCCAGCGCAGAGATCGGCGCGAGCATCGCCGTGGCCCTCGGCCGGGCGGGCGCGCGCGTGCTGCTGTCGTACCATGCCGGTCCCGGCGTCGCCCTGGACGCGCAGGCGCAGATCCAGGCGGCGGGTGGGCAGGCGGCACTGTGCCAGCTCGACCTGACGCGGGTGGATCAGACGGCGCAGCTCGTGGCGCTGGCCACGTCGCGCTGGGGCCGCCTGGACGTGCTGGTGGCGAACGCGGGCCTCACGCACCACGCGCCCTTCCTGGACACCACCGAGGCGGCGTTCGACGCCGTGGTGAACCTCAACCTGAAGGGATCATTCTTCGCCGCGCAGGCGGCCGCGCGGGCCATGATCCAGGGGGGCCGCGGCGGGCGGATCATCTTCTCCAGTTCCGTGACCGGCACGCAGGCCCTGCCGGGCTTCGCCGCGTATGGCGTGACGAAAGCCGCCCTGCAGCATATGGCACGCACCCTCGGCAGTGAACTGGGCCGCCACGGCATCACCGTGAATGCCCTCGGGATCGGCGCGACGAGCAACGTCCGCAACCGCAGCGACGATCCCCGCTACGACGAGCACTGGCGTGCAGTGATTCCGACCCGTCAGGTCGGCCTGCCGCAGCACGTGGCGGACGCCGTGCTCTTTCTTGCCTCGGCGCAGGCCTCAATGGTCAACGGCCACACCCTGATGATCGACGGGGGCTGGTCTGACGCCGGCCTGCTGCCCCCGCCGGACTGA
- a CDS encoding YjhG/YagF family D-xylonate dehydratase, with amino-acid sequence MPDDSSPPAADLSVHDVQTRAPGPAGELPFTPEMLLSRPSGDVFGLSQNAGMGWNPAQLNRKEVLILSTQGGIRAPDGTPVALGYHTGHWEVGLLMQAAAEELSGQGSLPFAGYVSDPCDGRTQGTTGMMDSLPYRNDAAIVLRRLIRSLPNRRGVLGVATCDKGLPAMLMALASFPDLPTVIVPGGVTLPADGGEDAGKVQTLGARYAHGLITLQEAAEAGCRACATPGGGCQFLGTAATTQVVGEALGLSVLHSALAPSGQPIWLDMARRSARAVLDLDARGLSTRDILTPDAVENAMTVHAAFGGSTNLLLHLPAIAHAAGLPRPSVEDWARINRATPRLVNVLPNGPDDYPTVLAFTAGGVPEVMLHLRRLGLLHEECLTVTGHTVGENLDLWEHSARRRQLRDTMRTRDGLDPDDVILPPDRARARGLTSTVCFPTGNLAPQGSVIKSTAIDASVVDADGIYRKTGPARVFTTERAAIDAIKGTGDRTVGAGDVLVLICRGPLGAGMEEIYQITSALKYLPWGRHVAVITDARFSGVSTGACIGHVGPEALAGGPIGKVLDGDLIEIVVDRHRLEGTVNLIGHGDTTWGAEEGARVLAGRAPRPDLRPDPNLPDDTRLWAALQNASGGTWGGCVYDPDAILAALKGP; translated from the coding sequence ATGCCTGACGATTCCTCGCCACCCGCCGCCGACCTCAGCGTGCACGACGTCCAGACCCGGGCGCCCGGCCCGGCCGGAGAACTGCCGTTCACGCCGGAGATGCTGCTGTCGCGCCCGTCCGGCGACGTGTTCGGCCTCAGCCAGAACGCCGGCATGGGCTGGAACCCGGCCCAGCTGAACCGCAAGGAGGTGCTGATCCTCTCGACCCAGGGCGGCATCCGCGCTCCGGACGGCACACCTGTCGCCCTCGGCTACCACACGGGGCACTGGGAGGTGGGGCTGCTGATGCAGGCCGCCGCCGAGGAACTCAGCGGGCAGGGCAGCCTGCCGTTTGCCGGGTACGTGAGCGACCCGTGCGACGGCCGGACGCAGGGCACCACCGGCATGATGGACTCCCTGCCCTACCGCAACGACGCCGCCATCGTCCTGCGCCGCCTGATCCGGTCCCTGCCCAACCGGCGCGGCGTGCTGGGCGTCGCCACCTGTGACAAGGGGCTGCCGGCCATGCTGATGGCCCTGGCGTCCTTCCCGGATCTGCCGACCGTGATCGTGCCGGGCGGCGTGACCCTCCCGGCCGACGGTGGAGAGGATGCGGGCAAGGTGCAGACCCTCGGCGCCCGCTACGCGCACGGCCTGATCACGCTGCAGGAAGCGGCGGAGGCCGGGTGCCGCGCGTGTGCCACGCCCGGCGGCGGCTGTCAGTTCCTCGGCACGGCCGCCACCACCCAGGTCGTCGGTGAGGCGCTCGGGCTGTCCGTGCTGCATTCCGCCCTCGCGCCCAGCGGGCAGCCCATCTGGCTGGACATGGCGCGGCGCTCGGCACGGGCCGTCCTCGACCTGGACGCGCGCGGCCTGAGCACCCGGGACATTCTCACGCCGGACGCGGTGGAGAACGCCATGACCGTACACGCGGCCTTCGGCGGATCCACCAACCTGCTGCTGCACCTTCCGGCCATCGCGCACGCGGCCGGGCTGCCGCGCCCCTCCGTGGAGGACTGGGCGCGCATCAACCGGGCCACGCCCCGGCTGGTGAACGTGCTGCCCAACGGCCCGGACGATTACCCCACGGTGCTGGCCTTCACGGCCGGGGGCGTGCCGGAGGTGATGCTCCACCTGCGCCGCCTGGGGCTGCTGCACGAGGAATGCCTGACCGTCACCGGCCACACGGTCGGCGAGAACCTCGACCTGTGGGAGCATTCCGCGCGGCGCCGACAGCTGCGCGACACCATGCGAACCCGTGACGGCCTCGACCCGGATGACGTGATCCTTCCCCCGGACCGGGCGCGGGCCCGTGGCCTCACCAGCACCGTGTGTTTTCCCACCGGCAACCTCGCGCCGCAGGGATCGGTGATCAAGAGCACCGCCATCGACGCGTCCGTGGTGGACGCCGACGGCATCTACCGCAAGACCGGCCCGGCCAGGGTCTTCACGACCGAACGCGCCGCGATCGACGCGATCAAGGGCACCGGTGACCGCACGGTAGGCGCCGGAGACGTGCTGGTGCTGATCTGCCGTGGCCCGCTGGGGGCCGGGATGGAGGAGATCTATCAGATCACGTCCGCACTGAAGTACCTCCCGTGGGGCCGGCACGTGGCCGTCATCACCGACGCGCGCTTCTCGGGCGTGTCGACGGGGGCGTGCATCGGGCACGTCGGCCCCGAGGCCCTGGCAGGCGGCCCAATCGGAAAGGTGCTCGACGGCGACCTCATCGAGATCGTGGTGGATCGGCACCGCCTGGAGGGCACGGTCAACCTCATCGGGCACGGCGACACGACCTGGGGCGCCGAGGAGGGCGCGCGGGTGCTGGCCGGCCGGGCGCCGCGCCCTGACCTGCGGCCCGACCCGAATCTGCCGGACGACACGCGCCTGTGGGCGGCCCTGCAGAACGCCAGCGGCGGCACCTGGGGCGGCTGCGTCTACGACCCGGACGCCATTCTCGCCGCCCTGAAGGGGCCGTGA
- the aceB gene encoding malate synthase A, which translates to MTTPTDGLTITAPLNPGYEEILTPEALDFVTALHRRFDARRLELLAAREARQIRLDAGEQPDFLAETAGVRAGDWQIAPLPDDLKDRRVEITGPVDRKMVINALNSGARMFMADFEDASSPTWENCVEGQLNLRDAVRGTISLEQGGKSYALNERRATLLVRPRGLHLPEKHVTVDGQTMSGSLFDFGLYAFHNLHARLERGTGTYFYLPKLESHLEARWWNEVFTFAEDTLEAPRSIIRGTVLIETIVAAFEMDEILYELREHSAGLNCGRWDYIFSYIKKFRTRSDRILPDRAQVTMATPMMQNYSKLAIQTCHKRGAPAIGGMSAFIPVKNDPAANDRAFAQVRLDKEREATNGHDGTWVAHPGMVALATEVFDALMPTPNQIGSGKQHDVHITAADLLTPPDGTVTEGGVRTNINVGIQYLHAWLQGRGAVPIHNLMEDAATAEISRAQLWQWREHNVTLDDGRTLTPELFDALYADEVQQLGPDFEAASALFRRTATQTPLMEFLTLPGYAQLA; encoded by the coding sequence ATGACGACGCCCACCGACGGACTGACCATCACGGCCCCGCTGAACCCCGGCTACGAGGAGATCCTGACGCCCGAGGCGCTGGACTTCGTGACGGCGCTGCACCGCCGCTTCGACGCCCGCCGCCTCGAGCTGCTGGCCGCCCGCGAGGCCCGGCAGATCCGGCTGGACGCCGGGGAACAGCCGGACTTCCTGGCCGAGACGGCGGGCGTCCGCGCCGGCGACTGGCAGATCGCGCCGCTGCCGGATGACCTGAAGGACCGCCGCGTGGAGATCACCGGTCCGGTCGACCGGAAGATGGTGATCAACGCCCTGAACAGCGGCGCCCGGATGTTCATGGCCGACTTCGAGGATGCCAGCAGTCCCACCTGGGAGAACTGCGTGGAGGGTCAACTCAACCTGCGTGACGCCGTGCGCGGCACCATCAGCCTGGAGCAGGGCGGCAAGAGCTACGCCCTGAACGAGAGGCGGGCCACGCTGCTCGTCCGGCCGCGCGGCCTGCACCTGCCGGAAAAACACGTCACCGTCGACGGCCAGACCATGAGCGGATCGCTGTTTGATTTCGGTCTGTACGCATTCCACAACCTGCACGCGCGTCTGGAACGCGGCACCGGCACGTACTTCTACCTGCCGAAACTGGAAAGCCACCTCGAGGCACGCTGGTGGAACGAGGTGTTCACCTTCGCGGAGGACACCCTGGAGGCGCCACGCAGCATCATCCGGGGCACCGTGCTGATCGAGACCATCGTGGCCGCCTTCGAGATGGACGAGATCCTGTACGAACTGCGCGAGCACTCGGCGGGCCTGAACTGTGGCCGCTGGGATTACATCTTCAGCTACATCAAGAAATTCCGCACGCGCAGCGACCGCATCCTGCCGGACCGGGCCCAGGTGACCATGGCCACGCCCATGATGCAGAACTACAGCAAGCTGGCCATCCAGACCTGCCACAAACGTGGCGCCCCCGCGATCGGCGGCATGAGCGCCTTCATTCCGGTGAAGAATGACCCGGCGGCGAACGACCGCGCCTTCGCGCAGGTGCGCCTGGACAAAGAACGCGAGGCCACGAACGGTCACGACGGCACGTGGGTCGCGCACCCTGGCATGGTCGCCCTGGCCACCGAGGTCTTCGATGCGCTGATGCCCACCCCCAACCAGATCGGCAGTGGCAAGCAGCACGACGTGCACATCACCGCCGCAGACCTGCTGACCCCGCCGGACGGCACGGTGACGGAGGGGGGCGTGCGGACGAACATCAACGTCGGCATCCAGTACCTGCACGCGTGGCTGCAGGGCCGGGGAGCGGTGCCCATCCACAACCTGATGGAGGACGCCGCCACCGCCGAGATCAGCCGCGCGCAGCTGTGGCAGTGGCGCGAGCACAACGTGACCCTCGACGATGGCCGCACCCTCACCCCAGAGCTTTTCGATGCGCTGTATGCCGACGAGGTGCAGCAGCTCGGCCCGGACTTCGAAGCGGCGTCCGCCCTGTTCCGCCGCACGGCCACGCAGACGCCCCTGATGGAGTTCCTGACCCTGCCCGGCTACGCCCAGCTCGCGTGA